The Natronoglycomyces albus genome has a segment encoding these proteins:
- a CDS encoding GNAT family N-acetyltransferase has product MTDIDIIPLSINDPSLFESWIDCNLACDEQDLPGLSQTSPMMMRARAIAPSATSDVRRFVAVSGPTVVGTATVARDRENNSHKAGMAVSVHPQWRRRGIGTRLYEQAESTVREWGCTTIWAGYAAEFTDRPDFEVPGETFAAQRGFALAMKGCRRVNDLTKVDAEHLAALYASAAESSADYEIVTFEHQVPDEAVEGYCQVKSRVLLDAPMGDLDAEEETYSPTLWRDIERQQQRMGVLWLGVYARHKETGDLAGLSEIEVRVGDEVMAYQNDTIVAPAHRGHRLGLRLKIDMQRHLLRWRPQMRFIQTFNAEDNTFMNAVNDQVGFRTHSSSMNLQKKL; this is encoded by the coding sequence ATGACAGATATCGATATTATTCCCTTGAGTATCAATGACCCCAGCCTCTTCGAATCGTGGATTGACTGCAACCTAGCCTGCGACGAACAGGATCTGCCTGGCCTTTCGCAGACTAGCCCGATGATGATGCGTGCCCGCGCCATTGCTCCGAGCGCGACCTCTGATGTGCGCCGTTTCGTAGCCGTCAGTGGCCCCACTGTCGTAGGGACCGCGACCGTCGCCCGCGACAGGGAGAACAATTCACACAAGGCTGGTATGGCTGTGTCGGTGCATCCACAATGGCGGCGGCGGGGTATCGGCACCCGGCTGTACGAACAAGCTGAAAGCACGGTCCGAGAATGGGGCTGCACGACCATTTGGGCCGGGTACGCCGCCGAGTTCACCGACCGCCCCGACTTTGAAGTTCCTGGCGAGACGTTTGCGGCCCAGCGCGGGTTTGCGCTGGCCATGAAAGGCTGTCGGCGCGTCAACGACCTCACCAAGGTTGATGCCGAGCATCTCGCGGCGTTGTACGCATCCGCAGCGGAGTCCTCGGCTGACTACGAGATCGTGACCTTCGAACACCAAGTTCCCGACGAGGCCGTGGAGGGCTACTGCCAGGTCAAGTCCCGGGTACTCCTGGACGCGCCAATGGGAGACCTCGACGCCGAGGAAGAGACGTACTCCCCGACATTGTGGCGCGATATTGAACGGCAGCAACAACGCATGGGCGTGTTGTGGCTCGGGGTCTATGCCCGGCACAAGGAGACCGGCGACCTGGCTGGTCTCAGCGAGATTGAGGTCCGCGTCGGGGACGAGGTCATGGCGTATCAAAACGATACGATCGTCGCCCCGGCCCATCGAGGTCATCGGCTGGGTCTACGCCTCAAGATCGACATGCAGCGGCACCTGTTGCGGTGGCGTCCCCAGATGCGATTCATCCAGACGTTCAACGCCGAGGACAACACCTTCATGAACGCGGTGAACGATCAGGTCGGTTTCCGCACGCACAGCTCGTCGATGAACCTGCAAAAGAAGCTCTAG